The sequence below is a genomic window from Longimicrobiaceae bacterium.
TCCCGTCGGAGCGGAAGGTGATCATCCCCTCGCTGTACCTGGGGCTGGTGCTCTTCGCGGGCGGGGTGGTGATGGCGTACGAGCTCGTGCTCCCCATGACGCTCCGCTTCACCATGGGGTTTCAGACGGAGAGCCTGGAGCAGTCCATCGTCATCAGCGAGTACCTGAGCGTCGTCACCCGGCTGCTCCTGTCCTTCGGGGTGGTCTTCGAGCTCCCCATCGTGATCATGGTCCTTTCGGCGCTCGGCGTGGTGACCCCGGAGTTCCTCGCCTCCAAGCGGCGCCACGCCATCGTCGCCATCACGATCCTGGCCGCCGTGCTCACGCCGGGCGACGTCATCACCGTCACCCTGATGATGATGGTGCCGCTGGTCGTCCTCTACGAGTTCAGCATCGTCCTTTCGCGG
It includes:
- the tatC gene encoding twin-arginine translocase subunit TatC → MFNHGTAEMPFLDHLEELRWRLLWSLLAVAVGTGVAFVLVMRFNVLGLLVNPIEPFLDGTKLKYLSPTEPFFITLKLAVTCGFLLALPIIAYQVWAFFSPALLPSERKVIIPSLYLGLVLFAGGVVMAYELVLPMTLRFTMGFQTESLEQSIVISEYLSVVTRLLLSFGVVFELPIVIMVLSALGVVTPEFLASKRRHAIVAITILAAVLTPGDVITVTLMMMVPLVVLYEFSIVLSRLVVRRRVAEAAAEA